The nucleotide window AGGGCCTCCGATGACGTCGCTCATCCCGTCCTACTCCCTACCGGTGCCGTCGCAGTCCAGACAGCGCCGCTTGGACGTAGCACGGGCGCGAGCGTCAGCCGCGGAGGCCGCCAAGGCTGAGCGGGAGCCGACCCGCTTCCAGCCTCGGCCTCGGCATCCACGACACGCGGCCGCGGCGAGGTGTCGTAACTCCGCAGGTGTCTGACTCACGCCCGTGCCCCCTTCCGAGTAAGTGGCCTTAGCCACTTACTGGATAGTGGCATTAGCCACTTGGGGTCGCAAGCGTTTCGGTCAGAGAATCAAGGCTTTCTACCCGATCGGGTACCCCTGCTCGAACGCCCAACGGCTGGGTGGGTACGTCGCTTCGGCGAACTCCAGAGGGTGATCCTGCAGGTCATAGACGACGTGATGGACGATCAGCACCGCTGACCCCGACTCCAGTTCCAAGTCGGCCGCCTCGTCCTCGGTCGCGAGGCGAGCGCACATCCGGTCCTCGGCGTAGCTGCCCTGACGTCCGGTCATGTTCTCGACGTACATCAACGTCCCCTCCTGGATCCGGTCGGGGTCCCGGAGCTTCGGCGCACGCTCGCCCATGTCGGGACCGAACCAGGAAGTGGAGAGCGTGATGGGACCGGAGTCGTTCTTGGTGACCCGCCGACGGTGCACCGCACGGGCGCCGGCTGCCAGGTTCAGCGACTCTGCCACGTAGTCCGGCGCCTCCAACCAGCCCGCCGACGTGATCACTGCATACTCGCCCGGCGTGTAGATCTTGCCCGTCTGCTTGGCCCGCCCGTACAGCTCACGAGCACGGCGGTTGACCGCCAGGCCCCGCACGTACGTGCCCGAGCCCTGCCGCTTCTCGACCAGCCCCTGGTGCCGCAGAGCCTCCAGCGAACGCGCAGCCGTCGGTCGCGACACGCTCCAGTCCGCCGCCAGTTGACGTTCCGACGGCACTTCGTCACCAGGCCGCAAGTCGCCCCGCAGGATCTGATCGCGAATGTGGTGCGCGATCTGAAGGTACTTGGGCTGGGTCTCCTCGATCTTCGGCATCCGTTCCCCCTTCCCTAAGTGGCTATTACCTCTAGCCACTATAGAGTGAGTGGCTAGTACAGCAGCCCCTACGCTGACGCACGTGACGCGCTTGATCGTGGCAGCAGGAGGAGGCGGCGACGCTGTCGCCGCAGCGATGCTCGATGCCGCCCTCTATGGCGGCGAGACTCCGGCGGTGGTCCTCACCTACGCGTGGGACCGTCTCTTGGTCGACCCCATTCCGGGCCCAAGAGGGCCGGCCAACTTCACCCGCCTCCGCCCCCTCACCCGAAGTGTCCAGGCCGTTCCCGCCGACGCAACACCAATTGCTCCCGCGGGCTCGACGCTTCCCAGACTGGCCGCAGAGCTCCCGCAGACCTTTGCCCTCATCGACCCGCACCACGGCGCCGAGGGCATGGTCCGCCAACTCGAAGAGCTCATCCAGTACTTGGAGCCGGACTCCGTCGACCTCCTGGACGTGGGCGGCGACATTCTCGCCCAGGGCGACGAGCCCACACTCCGCAGCCCCCTCGCGGACGCCCTCACTCTCGCCGCGTGCTGCGAACTCAACTTCCCCGTAAGGCTCCTGGTCGCCGGACCCGGCCTCGACGGCGAACTCCCCGCTGACGCCCTGCGTGATCGCTTGGGTCCCGTTGCCCTGACGCTTACGGCCGAGCACGTCACACCCGTCAGCTCGGTACTGGAGTGGCACCCTTCCGAGGCAACGGCCATGCTCGCCGCCACGGCACGAGGCGCCCGCGGCCTGTGCGAAGTACGGGACGCCGGCCTGCCAGTGCCGCTCACCGACGAAGGCCCCGCCGTGTACGAGGCCGACCTCGACGAAACCCTCAACCGCAACCAGCTCGCCCGAGCCATCCTCGCCACCGAGAACCTGCACCAGGTCGAGCAGCACAGCCGGGAGATCTGCGGCTTCTCCGAAATCGACTACGAACGCAACAAGGCCAGTTGGCTCACCAGCCAGCCCACCCAAAAGCTCGACCCGGAAGCCGTACTCCACCAGCTCGACGAGTTCGAGACCGACACCCGGTCCCGCGGAATCACCCACACAACGTTCCGCCGGCTCACCGAAGCATTCGGACTCAGCGGCAA belongs to Streptomyces sp. NBC_01454 and includes:
- a CDS encoding GntR family transcriptional regulator → MPKIEETQPKYLQIAHHIRDQILRGDLRPGDEVPSERQLAADWSVSRPTAARSLEALRHQGLVEKRQGSGTYVRGLAVNRRARELYGRAKQTGKIYTPGEYAVITSAGWLEAPDYVAESLNLAAGARAVHRRRVTKNDSGPITLSTSWFGPDMGERAPKLRDPDRIQEGTLMYVENMTGRQGSYAEDRMCARLATEDEAADLELESGSAVLIVHHVVYDLQDHPLEFAEATYPPSRWAFEQGYPIG
- a CDS encoding DUF1152 domain-containing protein → MTRLIVAAGGGGDAVAAAMLDAALYGGETPAVVLTYAWDRLLVDPIPGPRGPANFTRLRPLTRSVQAVPADATPIAPAGSTLPRLAAELPQTFALIDPHHGAEGMVRQLEELIQYLEPDSVDLLDVGGDILAQGDEPTLRSPLADALTLAACCELNFPVRLLVAGPGLDGELPADALRDRLGPVALTLTAEHVTPVSSVLEWHPSEATAMLAATARGARGLCEVRDAGLPVPLTDEGPAVYEADLDETLNRNQLARAILATENLHQVEQHSREICGFSEIDYERNKASWLTSQPTQKLDPEAVLHQLDEFETDTRSRGITHTTFRRLTEAFGLSGNQRQDLRALLLSSGPEQYEAPLWHISSGA